In the Hordeum vulgare subsp. vulgare chromosome 7H, MorexV3_pseudomolecules_assembly, whole genome shotgun sequence genome, one interval contains:
- the LOC123409807 gene encoding uncharacterized protein LOC123409807, protein MELAISAVTGELVSRFITFLTNRYSCHACSDEKRLERLQQLLLRARTVVEEADGRYITNSGMLAQLKMLADAMYRGYWAMGAFKYRSLKETPMADEEEEEEEVSSSSSRLKRSRIIHGTARKHKERHLMEFHAALESLEIAVANITEFVVILSGCDRMVRRPYDTYLYTDNFVFGRHSEKQMILSFLLQHSPAAAAPAVLPIIGGLAVGKKTLVAHVCKDERVCSHFSSIIRLNETELCKIADRGSIMSGTGRILIVVEIFSDVDEKDWTTFYSYVATMDGGSKVIILSRLNKMKRFGTVNPIFLNALTYEEFSYLFKALAFGSANPVEHPQLVQIADSILSRCRRLVDRNLTMFGEHPKLRLEKGLPIDVTDMVLRPASPLQFIWNSSNNVPAKELPQVTFTEMLVDLRPKMQATVVRFESRIPPYTTFDHILSSYAQDTPLPGTKRRGVP, encoded by the exons ATGGAACTTGCCATATCTGCAGTAACAGGTGAGCTTGTGAGCCGATTCATCACCTTCCTCACCAACAGGTATTCATGCCATGCATGCTCTGACGAGAAGCGTCTGGAGAGGCTGCAGCAACTGCTCCTGAGAGCTCGCACCGTCGTCGAGGAGGCGGACGGGCGCTACATCACCAATTCCGGGATGCTGGCACAGCTCAAGATGCTCGCGGACGCCATGTACCGAGGATACTGGGCGATGGGCGCGTTCAAGTACCGATCCCTCAAGGAGACTCCCATggcggatgaggaggaggaggaggaggaggttagcAGCTCATCATCTCGTCTCAAACGTTCTCGTATAATTCATGGGACTGCTAGAAAACACAAGGAAAGACACCTCATGGAGTTTCATGCTGCACTTGAAAGCCTAGAAATTGCGGTTGCCAACATCACAGAGTTTGTTGTGATTTTGAGTGGATGCGACCGTATGGTGCGCAGACCATATGATACATATCTTTACACTGACAACTTTGTGTTTGGTCGCCATTCCGAAAAGCAAatgatcttgagcttcctcttgCAACACAGCCCTGCTGCTGCCGCGCCAGCCGTTCTTCCAATCATCGGCGGGCTTGCGGTGGGGAAGAAAACTTTGGTTGCGCATGTATGCAAGGATGAGAGGGTTTGCTCGCACTTCTCTTCAATTATTCGCTTGAATGAAACCGAACTTTGTAAAATAGCGGATAGAGGAAGTATCATGTCAGGGACAGGGAGGATATTGATAGTTGTTGAGATTTTTTCAGATGTGGATGAAAAGGATTGGACCACATTTTATTCATATGTGGCGACCATGGATGGAGGAAGCAAAGTGATCATCTTAAGTAGGCTTAACAAGATGAAGAGATTTGGAACTGTGAATCCAATCTTTCTCAATGCCCTGACATATgaggaattcagctacctcttcaagGCACTCGCGTTCGGAAGTGCGAATCCGGTGGAACACCCGCAGTTAGTACAAATAGCAGACAG TATATTGAGCAGGTGCAGGAGACTAGTTGATAGAAACCTCACCATGTTTGGTGAGCATCCGAAATTACGTCTTGAAAAAGGTCTTCCGATTGACGTGACGGACATGGTTCTGCGTCCTGCTTCTCCACTTCAGTTCATTTGGAATAGCTCAAACAATGTTCCAGCAAAGGAATTACCACAGGTGACCTTTACGGAGATGTTAGTGGATCTTAGGCCGAAGATGCAGGCCACTGTAGTGAGATTTGAATCAAGAATTCCACCTTATACTACATTTGATCACATTCTTTCAAGTTATGCTCAAGATACTCCTCTGCCCGGGACCAAGCGTAGAGGAGTGCCTTAA